The Gemmatimonas aurantiaca T-27 DNA segment TCACGCGTGTAGATGCTCTTGAAGTACACACGATCGAGTACGGGCGACACCTGAATACCGGCATCGAGCAAGCGATCGCGCATCTCGAGGTGCACGCTCTCGTTGGCCACGGCCAGGGCGTAGTGATGCGTCTGCCCCGTGCCCATGTGTGAGCGACGTTCGGTGGCCGGCCGTTCGAGATAGGTCACCAGGGAGCCCGGGCGGGCATCCGCCGTGCCCCAGCTCCAGTGCCGTGTACCGGGATCGTCGAAGTTCTCGGTCTTCTTCACCAGCGCCATGCCGAGGATCTGCCCGAGAAACTGATCGGTGATCTCGATGTCGGACGTCATCGCCGTGATGTGGTGCATACCACGGGTGAGCGACATCGCCGGATCGATGGTCGGTACGGGCTCGGGCCAGGTGATGGCCGCAATCGCCGCTTCGTCACGGCCACCGGCGACCAGCTCCGCAGGGGGTATGCGCTGCGGGATCTCACCGGCGTGTTCGTTGAACAGCAGCCCCGGGCCATCCGTCGCGATCTCGATGATCACGCCGTCCGGATCACGGAAGTAGATGCTGGTGAAATACTGCCTGTTCCACGGCCCACGGACACGGATGCCCAGGTCGGAAAGCCGGCGCTTCCACCGCAGCAGCGCATCCTGATCGGGCACCCGCAGCGCGATATGGTGCGTGCCCCCGATGCCCGTCCGCCCCCTCGGCGCACGGGGCCACTCGAAGAACGTGATGACCGTCCCGGCCCCGCCGGTCTCGTCGGCGAAGTACAGGTGATAGCTGCCCGGATCGTCGAAGTTGACGGTGGTTTTCACGAGCCGGAGACCCAGCACGCGGGTGTAGAAGTCGACCGTGCGCTGCGCATTCGCCGCAACGAGGGTGACGTGGTGAAGTCCGAGAATCGACATGGTACCGCCTCCTGCTCCTGTGGAGCTCATTTATCTTAGAACTAAGATATTGCTCTCGCCTGAACTGTCAAGCGTTTCCATTGCGACGTTAAGCGGGCCGGCGGCCGCCAGACATCAACCGGTCGATCTATCTTGGACCGCTCGAGGGCGCGATGCGCGATCTCACGGCGACGACGGGATCCGATCGACCTACGTGCCGGCGTGACTTCGCGGCATGGTGGCGCGGGCGGGGCCGGCGATGAACGCGCCGTCCAGAAACGTCCACGCGGATACGGTCACGTCGGTCGCGGTGGCTTCAATGATGTTGAGGGCACTGGCTCGGCGGCCCCGCATGCGCCGGGAGAGCGTGTTGGCCGCGCTGATCACGAACCGACCCGTGCGACGCTCCACGACTTCGACACGTTCCTCGTGATCATGGCCCGTGCACACCACATCCACATTCAGGGCCGCGATCCGGTCGAGCATCAACTGCGGGCGCTTCATGCCCCACCGTCGCGACAGGTTGCCCCGCACGACGTTGTGATGCACCACCAGCAGGCGCAGGTCGTCGGCCGGGCTTTCGGCCAACTGCGCGGCGGCCCGGTCGAGTTGTGCGTCGGTGAGGCCTCCCTTCACCCGCCAATCGCGGGGATACCAGGTCAGCGCAGCGGACAGCATGCCCCAGGATGAATTGAGGCCGACAATCGACAAGCCGGGCACGCGCAGCACCGGCTCGATGTCCTCGTTGATCCAGGCGCGATAGCCGGTGTGCAGCCGGCTCGCGTCACCCACACCAAACGGCGCATGCCACCAGGCGGTATCGTGGTTGCCTGGCACCGTGAGCACCGGGGCGAATGTGCGAAGTGCGTCGAGCAGTTCACGGGCCTGACGAAATTCCCGTTCGCGAGCACGCTGCGAGAAATCGCCGGACACCACAATGGCATTCCAACCACCCGCGCGGGCGAGGGCAAGCGCCCCATCCACATGTGCCCCAACAAACGGGTGCCCGCAGTGGATATCGGAGAGGTGCAGGACGCGCACAAGCGGTGTGCCTGAGGGCGCGCCCTGTCCTCCCGAGGCAGACGGAACCGGCTCAGCCAAGTTGCGCGACGACAGCGTCGGTGAATTCATCCGTGGTGGCGGTACCACCCAGATCACGCGTCAGTGCGATCTTCTCACGGATCGTGCGTTCGAACGCGGTACGAATGCGCTGCGCACGCGCATTGTCGCCGATGTGTTCGAGCATCATGCAGGCGGCCAGCAGCAACGCGCCCGGATTGGCGATGTTCTTGCCGGCAATGTCGGGCGCCGTGCCGTGCACGGCTTCGAAGATGGCGGCGGTCTTGCCGATGTTGGCGCCCGGTGCGAGCCCCAAGCCACCGACCAGACCGGAGATCTCGTCCGAAAGAATGTCGCCGAAGAGGTTCGTCGTCACGATGACATCGAACTGCTCGGGACGCATGACGAGGTGCATGGCCATGGCATCGATGATGCGCTCTTCAAACTCCACGCGCCCCGCGTACTCGGCGGCCACCATACGGCCCACGTCGAGGAACAAGCCTTGCGAGAATTTGAGGATGTTGGCCTTGTGCACCAGCGTGACCTTCTTGCGGCCATGGGCCAGCGCGTACTCGAAGGCGTAGCGCACGATGCGATCGGAGCCTTCGCGCGTGATGATGGCCACCGACTCGGCCGCCGCCTTCGGGTCATCCCCGATACGGACATAGTGCTCGATGCCGATGTAGAGCCCTTCGGTGTTCTCACGCACCAGCACGATGTCGATATCGTCGAAACGTCCCGGCACGATGGTGTACGCCGGGCGGACGTTGGCGTACAGGTCGAATGTCTTGCGCAGGGCCACGTTGATGGA contains these protein-coding regions:
- a CDS encoding VOC family protein, which translates into the protein MSILGLHHVTLVAANAQRTVDFYTRVLGLRLVKTTVNFDDPGSYHLYFADETGGAGTVITFFEWPRAPRGRTGIGGTHHIALRVPDQDALLRWKRRLSDLGIRVRGPWNRQYFTSIYFRDPDGVIIEIATDGPGLLFNEHAGEIPQRIPPAELVAGGRDEAAIAAITWPEPVPTIDPAMSLTRGMHHITAMTSDIEITDQFLGQILGMALVKKTENFDDPGTRHWSWGTADARPGSLVTYLERPATERRSHMGTGQTHHYALAVANESVHLEMRDRLLDAGIQVSPVLDRVYFKSIYTRDPDGHIVELATMGPGFLVDEPVASTGSTLRLPPWLEEQRDRIAPALTPLDREPWPHDGHDAGQGMTGYPGRLPVPGDTGGA
- a CDS encoding metallophosphoesterase family protein: MNSPTLSSRNLAEPVPSASGGQGAPSGTPLVRVLHLSDIHCGHPFVGAHVDGALALARAGGWNAIVVSGDFSQRAREREFRQARELLDALRTFAPVLTVPGNHDTAWWHAPFGVGDASRLHTGYRAWINEDIEPVLRVPGLSIVGLNSSWGMLSAALTWYPRDWRVKGGLTDAQLDRAAAQLAESPADDLRLLVVHHNVVRGNLSRRWGMKRPQLMLDRIAALNVDVVCTGHDHEERVEVVERRTGRFVISAANTLSRRMRGRRASALNIIEATATDVTVSAWTFLDGAFIAGPARATMPRSHAGT
- a CDS encoding isocitrate/isopropylmalate dehydrogenase family protein, producing the protein MSTPVTLIPGDGIGPSIAEATVRILAAAGADIEWDRQVAGMAGVARWNDPIPEATLDSIKRTRLALKGPLETPVGEGFRSINVALRKTFDLYANVRPAYTIVPGRFDDIDIVLVRENTEGLYIGIEHYVRIGDDPKAAAESVAIITREGSDRIVRYAFEYALAHGRKKVTLVHKANILKFSQGLFLDVGRMVAAEYAGRVEFEERIIDAMAMHLVMRPEQFDVIVTTNLFGDILSDEISGLVGGLGLAPGANIGKTAAIFEAVHGTAPDIAGKNIANPGALLLAACMMLEHIGDNARAQRIRTAFERTIREKIALTRDLGGTATTDEFTDAVVAQLG